From a single Microbacterium murale genomic region:
- a CDS encoding pilus assembly protein TadG-related protein gives MTQPRSLAQDEGGSILPLLLGYVVLAIAVVFVCTCATDLYVAQKRLDSLADAAALAGADGFTLVVDGDAVRAELTDAGVREQAVAIIDAVTTEAALVSASAPDGVTARVTVAAAWHPPLFSPFVPDGVPLEATATSRTALQ, from the coding sequence ATGACGCAGCCACGGTCTCTCGCGCAGGATGAGGGCGGCAGCATCCTTCCGCTTCTGCTGGGCTATGTCGTGCTCGCGATCGCCGTGGTCTTCGTGTGCACCTGCGCGACAGACCTCTACGTCGCACAGAAGCGACTCGATTCCCTCGCGGATGCTGCCGCGCTCGCCGGGGCCGACGGGTTCACGCTTGTCGTCGACGGGGACGCTGTGCGTGCGGAGTTGACCGACGCCGGAGTACGGGAGCAGGCTGTCGCGATCATCGACGCCGTGACGACCGAGGCAGCACTCGTCTCGGCATCCGCTCCCGACGGAGTGACGGCGCGCGTCACGGTAGCGGCGGCCTGGCACCCGCCGCTGTTCTCACCGTTCGTGCCGGATGGTGTGCCATTGGAGGCGACGGCCACGAGCCGGACCGCCCTGCAGTGA
- the prfB gene encoding peptide chain release factor 2: protein MLELDLSAEIQALRQTFGDISEVVDVSRLREDIARLSEEAGAPDLWDDTERAQKVTSALSHRQSELARITGIAQRLDDLEVLVDLANEMGDEESGQEARAELAALTSVINQLEVQTLLDGEYDDRSAIITIRSGAGGDDATDFAEMLMRMYLRWAEKHKYPAKVMDTSYAEGAGIKSATFEITAPYAFGTLSVEAGTHRLARISPFGSADKRQTSFAAVEVIPLMEEATAIEIPEGDIRVDVFRSSGPGGQSVNTTDSAVRLTHLPTGIVVSMQNEKSQIQNRAAAMRVLQTRLLLLQKEEEAAKKKELAGNITASWGDQMRSYFLYGQQLVKDLRTGQESGNPAAVFDGDLDDFISAGIRWRKRKDDD, encoded by the coding sequence ATGCTCGAACTAGATCTCTCCGCCGAAATTCAGGCGCTCAGGCAAACCTTCGGCGATATCAGCGAGGTCGTCGATGTTTCGCGACTCCGCGAAGACATCGCCCGTCTCAGTGAGGAAGCGGGCGCACCCGACCTCTGGGACGACACCGAGCGCGCTCAGAAGGTGACCAGCGCCCTCAGCCACCGTCAGTCCGAGCTTGCTCGCATCACCGGCATCGCGCAGCGCCTGGACGATCTCGAGGTCCTCGTCGATCTCGCCAACGAGATGGGTGATGAGGAATCAGGTCAGGAAGCGCGGGCGGAACTCGCGGCCCTCACCTCCGTGATCAACCAGCTCGAGGTGCAGACGCTCCTCGATGGCGAGTACGACGATCGCTCGGCGATCATCACGATCCGCTCCGGCGCAGGCGGCGACGACGCCACCGACTTCGCCGAGATGCTCATGCGCATGTATCTGCGATGGGCCGAGAAGCACAAGTACCCGGCCAAGGTCATGGACACGTCTTACGCTGAAGGCGCCGGCATCAAATCCGCGACCTTCGAGATCACGGCTCCCTATGCCTTCGGCACGCTGTCGGTCGAGGCCGGTACGCACCGGCTCGCACGTATCAGCCCGTTCGGTTCTGCCGACAAGCGTCAGACCAGCTTCGCCGCGGTCGAGGTCATCCCGCTCATGGAAGAGGCCACCGCGATCGAGATCCCCGAGGGCGACATCCGCGTCGACGTCTTCCGCTCGTCCGGCCCCGGTGGCCAGTCCGTCAACACGACCGACTCGGCCGTGCGCCTGACGCACCTTCCCACCGGCATCGTCGTCTCGATGCAGAACGAGAAGTCGCAGATTCAGAACCGTGCCGCCGCCATGCGTGTGCTGCAGACCCGACTTCTGCTGCTGCAGAAGGAAGAAGAAGCGGCGAAGAAGAAAGAGCTCGCGGGCAACATCACGGCGAGCTGGGGCGACCAGATGCGCTCGTACTTCCTGTACGGCCAGCAGTTGGTCAAAGACCTCCGCACCGGTCAGGAATCGGGCAACCCCGCGGCGGTGTTCGACGGCGACCTCGACGATTTCATCTCGGCCGGCATCCGCTGGCGCAAGCGCAAAGACGACGACTGA
- a CDS encoding DUF2510 domain-containing protein, with protein sequence MMTAPAGWYGDGSGRQRWWDGARWTEHVFDPVPAPVAETAETLPAFAPPFVLPPQTTMAPTMPAVALDHRGVPSATPAPTGARRSRKGLIFGLIGAAVVIVVVAVVAIPFFMPTDQPAAEDDGQNPLIAPWEIRTHEPEAEEAERQQEAEEEETVYWDEIELGDCWRYDEEDWSAGYADIVSCTLTHSDEIYYTYTMDGAEFPGDKAVIKEATAVCMAEFGTFVGIPYEDSELDFWAITPTEVTWNTADDRVVQCSIFDPETNALTGALKGAER encoded by the coding sequence ATGATGACGGCACCTGCCGGCTGGTATGGGGATGGTTCAGGGCGACAGCGATGGTGGGACGGTGCCCGATGGACCGAGCATGTCTTCGACCCTGTGCCCGCCCCTGTGGCGGAGACCGCCGAGACGCTTCCCGCGTTCGCGCCCCCGTTCGTCCTGCCCCCGCAGACCACGATGGCTCCGACGATGCCTGCGGTCGCACTCGACCACCGAGGAGTGCCGTCGGCGACGCCCGCACCGACCGGAGCCCGTCGGTCTCGCAAGGGGCTGATCTTCGGGCTGATCGGAGCCGCCGTCGTCATCGTGGTGGTAGCGGTGGTGGCGATCCCGTTCTTCATGCCGACCGACCAGCCGGCAGCAGAGGATGACGGTCAGAACCCCCTGATCGCTCCGTGGGAGATCCGCACGCACGAGCCGGAAGCCGAAGAAGCCGAGAGACAGCAGGAGGCGGAAGAGGAGGAGACCGTCTACTGGGATGAGATCGAGCTCGGAGACTGCTGGCGATACGACGAGGAGGACTGGTCGGCGGGCTATGCGGACATCGTGTCGTGCACGCTGACCCACTCCGACGAGATCTATTACACGTACACGATGGACGGTGCCGAGTTCCCCGGAGACAAAGCGGTGATCAAAGAGGCGACCGCCGTCTGCATGGCGGAGTTCGGTACCTTCGTCGGCATTCCGTATGAGGACTCTGAGCTCGACTTCTGGGCGATCACGCCCACCGAGGTCACCTGGAACACCGCCGATGACCGCGTCGTGCAGTGCTCGATCTTCGATCCCGAGACGAACGCACTTACCGGCGCGCTCAAGGGTGCCGAGCGCTGA
- a CDS encoding MFS transporter → MVYLPTVLFALGEGAVIPLIPVIAANMGADVASAALVASALVIGQLCGNLPAGWAVARIGERFTMVIAGVISIIAVVGMVFAPVIAAFAASVFLLGFCAAAFGLARHAFMTTRVPVAFRARALSLLGGSFRLGVFVGPFVTAALLQVFGNEHAAIWFFLGCLIVMVVLVLFGPDPEKTTPPIASSSTLAEDSGEAVTGSIPTLERVGIFRTMWNYRGVLGRLGLAAASLSAVRSARQVVLPLWGVSLGLDAQTIALVVGVSGAIDFALFYASGQVMDRFGRLWAAMPAMILMGAGFLVLAFTHDGESAVLWFGMLAAVLGVGNGLSSGILLTLGADTAPKQEPAAFLGSWRTLTDAGGAIAPLIVSGVTAIASLSVASGVIGVVGLLGALGFIRWIPRFSPRDKR, encoded by the coding sequence ATGGTGTACCTCCCCACCGTGCTCTTCGCCCTCGGCGAGGGCGCCGTCATCCCGCTGATCCCGGTGATCGCGGCGAACATGGGCGCCGACGTCGCCTCCGCCGCGCTGGTCGCATCCGCGCTCGTGATCGGGCAGCTGTGCGGCAATCTTCCCGCCGGGTGGGCCGTGGCCCGCATCGGCGAGCGCTTCACGATGGTGATCGCCGGGGTGATCTCCATCATCGCCGTGGTCGGGATGGTCTTCGCCCCAGTGATCGCGGCGTTCGCGGCATCCGTGTTCCTTCTCGGTTTCTGCGCCGCGGCATTCGGCCTCGCGAGGCACGCGTTCATGACGACGCGGGTTCCGGTCGCGTTCCGGGCCCGCGCGCTGTCGCTGCTGGGCGGCAGCTTCCGCCTCGGTGTGTTCGTGGGACCGTTCGTCACCGCCGCCCTGCTGCAGGTGTTCGGCAACGAGCACGCCGCGATCTGGTTCTTCCTCGGCTGCCTGATCGTGATGGTGGTGCTGGTGCTGTTCGGGCCAGACCCGGAGAAGACCACGCCGCCGATCGCGTCGAGTTCGACCCTCGCGGAAGACTCGGGCGAAGCGGTGACCGGCTCGATCCCGACTCTGGAGCGCGTGGGCATCTTCCGGACCATGTGGAACTACCGTGGTGTGCTCGGGCGATTGGGACTCGCCGCCGCATCGCTGTCTGCCGTGCGGTCTGCTCGACAGGTCGTGCTGCCGCTGTGGGGCGTGTCGCTCGGACTGGACGCGCAGACCATCGCCCTGGTCGTCGGCGTCTCCGGAGCGATCGACTTCGCTCTGTTCTACGCCAGCGGTCAGGTGATGGATCGCTTCGGCAGGCTGTGGGCTGCGATGCCGGCGATGATCCTGATGGGCGCCGGGTTCCTCGTGCTCGCATTCACGCACGACGGGGAATCCGCGGTCCTGTGGTTCGGGATGCTTGCGGCGGTGCTCGGAGTCGGCAACGGGCTCTCGAGCGGCATCCTGCTGACGCTCGGCGCCGATACCGCCCCGAAGCAGGAGCCCGCGGCGTTCCTCGGCTCCTGGCGGACGCTCACGGACGCCGGCGGCGCCATCGCGCCGCTGATCGTTTCCGGCGTCACCGCGATCGCTTCGCTCTCGGTGGCATCCGGCGTGATCGGCGTCGTGGGGCTGCTCGGCGCACTCGGGTTCATCCGCTGGATCCCCCGGTTCAGTCCGCGGGACAAGCGATAG
- a CDS encoding endo alpha-1,4 polygalactosaminidase has product MRRPFGGAAAAATVLALAACAASGPAADPADLAVLPHDAVFDYQLGGGYPPADDVTVVVRDRSDAPEADLYSICYVNAFQTQPGELDDWPSDAVLVDDSGLSVRDPDWPDEALLDISSPAGQKIVVATVGDWIRQCAADGFDAVEFDNLDSFTRAGGRISVDDGLDVAARLVAVAHAAGLSAGQKNAAEFAAMFHDEADFDFAVSEECAAYDECSAYVESYGTGVLNIEYTDNLPRPFAEVCADADSPPATILRDRDLATPADPAHRREAC; this is encoded by the coding sequence GTGAGACGACCCTTCGGCGGCGCGGCCGCCGCGGCGACCGTGCTCGCCCTCGCCGCCTGCGCGGCTTCCGGGCCAGCGGCAGACCCGGCCGATCTCGCCGTCCTGCCCCACGACGCGGTGTTCGACTACCAGCTCGGCGGAGGATATCCGCCCGCCGATGATGTCACGGTGGTCGTGCGTGATCGCAGTGATGCACCAGAGGCCGATCTGTACTCGATCTGCTACGTCAACGCCTTTCAGACACAGCCGGGCGAGCTCGACGACTGGCCGTCGGATGCCGTGCTCGTCGACGACTCCGGACTGTCCGTGCGCGACCCGGACTGGCCCGACGAAGCACTGTTGGACATCTCCTCCCCCGCCGGGCAGAAGATCGTCGTCGCCACCGTCGGCGATTGGATCCGTCAATGCGCGGCGGACGGATTCGATGCGGTCGAGTTCGACAACCTCGATTCATTCACGCGGGCCGGCGGACGGATATCGGTCGACGACGGCCTCGACGTGGCGGCGAGGCTGGTCGCTGTCGCGCACGCTGCCGGCCTCAGCGCCGGCCAGAAGAACGCCGCCGAATTCGCCGCCATGTTCCACGATGAAGCGGACTTCGACTTCGCCGTCAGCGAGGAGTGCGCCGCGTACGACGAGTGCTCCGCGTATGTCGAGTCATACGGCACAGGTGTGCTGAACATCGAGTACACCGACAATCTGCCGCGTCCATTCGCAGAGGTGTGCGCCGATGCGGACTCGCCACCCGCGACGATCCTGCGTGACCGCGACCTTGCGACGCCCGCCGATCCTGCGCACCGCAGGGAGGCGTGCTGA